From Candidatus Paceibacterota bacterium:
CTTTATGTGCAAAGCTAATCGCTTTTTCAGGAATAAAGAAAATCTATTTTTCTGAAGGGGATGCTTCTTTTGAAGCGGAAAGAATATTGCAATATTTTAAAGTAAAAATATTTCAAATAGAAAAGAAGATTAAGAATAAAAAATAATTTTCAAATGAAACAATATTTAGATCTGTTAAAATATGTTTTAGAAAACGGAGAAAAGAAGGGAGATCCTCAAGGGGTAGGGAATATTGCAGTTTGCGGTTACCAAATGCGTTTTAATATAGACGACGGATTTCCGTTGATAACTACCAAGAAAACCCATTTAAAATCCATTATTTATGAACTTTTATGGTTTTTAAGAGGAGATACCAATGTTAAATATTTGAATGACAATGGAGTGACAATTTGGAACGAATGGGCGACCAAAGAGGCCTGTGCTAAGTATAATCTGCCTGTCGGAGAACTTGGCCCTATTTATGGAGAAAAATGGAGAAGATGGAAGAAGAGAGATGGAGGAACAATAGATCAGATTTCAAATGCAATAGAGGAAATAAAAAAAAATCCTAATTCAAGGCGGCTTGTTGTCTCATCGTGGGACCCGGAAGATGTTGATAAAGTTTTTGTCGCTCCTTGCCATTGCTTTTTTAAATTTTTTGTGGCAAATAACAAGCTTTCTTTGCATCTTTTTCAAAGAAGCTGCGATGTTTTTTTAGGAGTTCCCTTTAATATCGCTTCCTATTCTCTTTTACTTATGATGGTTGCACAGGTAACGGGACTGAAAGCTCATGAATTTATCCATACTCTTTCAGATGCTCATATATATCTTAATCATATAAATCAAGTAAAGACCCAGCTTGAAAGAGAGCCAAAGGCCTTGCCCAAGATGACTATTAATCCAGAGGTTAAAAATATATTTGATTTTACCTATGAGGATTTCAAACTTGAAGGATATGACCCTCATCCTTCAATAAAAGGAGATATTGCCGTTTAAATACTAAACTAACCGATAGTAAAAGCAATTTTTTTGCTTTTCTTTGTTTTTTGATTTACGTTTGGAGATAACAAGTGGAAATGGATATGGCTTACTGAACCGCCTGTAAATTTCGTGTCCCCGAATCTTACAATCAGTCCTCCTCCTTTTATTTTCCATTTTTTAACTGCAAAATTAATAAGAAAAAATATAGATTGAAGGTCTTTTTTTGTAAGTTCAAAAAGATTTTCTTTATGCTCTTCCCCAATAAGAAGGAAGTGGTGTTTTGAATTTTTGTAAGGCCAGCTGTTATCTGTTAAAAACCAGTTGTTTTTTTTCTTGAATATCGGTTTTTTATGGTATTTGAAATTTTCTTTGCAAAAAGGGCATTTGCCGGTTGATACTATTTCTTCAATTACTTTTTTGTATTCTCCCTTTCTTGCATTTTGAAGGTTTACGAATTTCTTTTTAGCCATTTTTCTTTTTTCCCATATTGACAAGTAAAACTTCCAGGTGCTTTTTTACCATTCTTTCAATAATTTCAGTTGAGGAAGTTGTTTCTGCCTGCCTTGGCAACACTACTACTTTTTTTGAATATTTTTTAATATCATTGATTTGCTTTTTGGTATAACTATAGTTTGTGGTTACAAAAACATCCGGAAGAATGGTTTTGACAAGATCATACTGCCAAGCGCCATTATTATCTATATCGTCAATAAGAGTAACATAATCAACGCATCCTTGATAACTAAGCATTTCCATTCTTTCTTTTTGAGGGATAACCGGCCTTAATTCATTCTTATAAAGCTTTATTCCTCTGTCGCTGTCTGCTCCGACAATAAGGACGTCTCCCTCATTTTTGGCTTTTATAAGGTATCTTAGGTGTCCTATGTGAAGCATATCCCAAGATCCGGCTGTGCTTATAATTCTGTGTCCCAGAACTCTGTGAGCAGAGACAATTTCTTTTAACTTTGAATAATCAAGGACGATTTTGTTTTTATTCATGGTTTTTATAATTATTATTCCCGTATAATAGCAATAAAAAGAAAAGAGGGCAAGTACTTCTTTTTCTGTATTTTTTTATCTTTTATGTTATAATGATAAAGCAAAAATGATCTTAAGATTTGAAGTTATAAAAATAAAAAACATTAAAATATGAAAAATATAGCCAAAATAATTGACCACACAGACATAAGAAAAGAAGCTACATTAAAAGATATTAAAAATATTTGTCTTGAAGCCAAAGAATATGGTTTTCACGGGGTTTGCGTAAGAGAAAAATGGACAAAAACAGTAAGCAAAGAGTTAAAAGGAACGGATATAAAGACGGTTGTTTTGGCCGATTCTCCAATGGGTCTTTCAAGATCAAGCGAAAGAATAAAATTGGCAAAAAAGATTAAAAAAGACGGAGGAAACGAGCTTGATATTGTTTTAAATATTGTAGACATAAAGTACGGAAGATATGAGAAAGTTTTAAACGACTTAAAAAATATCTGCAGGATTATGCCTACAAAAGTTATTATTGGCTCAGGTTATTTGACTGATGATGAAATAATAAAGGCCTCTCAAATTGTAAAAAAGGCCGGAGCAATATGCGTTAAAACAGCGACAGAAAAAGATCCCCTTGAAAACAGGGAGATGGAAGAAAAGGCAAGGCATTTAAAACTTATGAAAAAAGGAGCTCCAGGACTTCTTATTAAAGCGTCTGGAAATATAAGGACATTAAAGGATGCAGAGAAAATGGTAAAGGCAGGGGCGGATATTATAGGGACAAGTTCGGGAGTTAAAATGGCAAAAGAATTTAAGAAATAATTTAAATATGTACAAACCAACAATTGGTCTTGAAATACACGTAGGGCTAAACACCAAATCTAAAATGTTTTGCTCTTGTGTTAATAATTCAAGTGAAAAAGAACCCAATAAAAATGTTTGTTCAGTTTGTCTTGGGCATCCGGGAACTCTTCCTGTTGCAAATAAAGAAGCGATAAAAAAAGTAATAAAAGCAGGACTTTCATTGAATTGTGAAATAGCAAGAGAGACTAAATTTGACAGAAAGAATTATTTCTATCCCGACCTTCCAAAAGGATACCAAATTTCCCAATATGACAAGCCAATTTGCAAAGGAGGATTTCTTATTATAAACGGCAAAAAGATAAGAATAACAAGAATTCATCTTGAAGAAGATACGGGAAGAATAAACTATTTACCAAAAGAGAAGAGTTCTTTGATTGATTTTAACAGGGCGGGAGTGCCCTTGATGGAGCTTGTAACAGAGCCGGACATTGGAACTGGCAAAGAAGCAGTTAATTTTGCAAAGGAACTCCAGCTTATTTTCAGATATATTGATATTTCGGATGCAGATATGGAAAAAGGACAGATGAGAGTAGAGGTAAATATTAGTATTAGTAAAGACGATAATCTCGGAACAAAAGTGGAAATAAAAAATCTTAATTCTTTCAGAGTTGTTGAAAAAGCCATTGATTATGAAATAAAAAGACAGACGGATATTTTAGAAAAAGGGGAAAAGGTAGTTCAAGAAACAAGAGGTTGGCATGATAAAAAAGAGATAACCTTTTCTCAAAGAGAAAAAGAACAGGCTCATGATTATAGGTATTTTCCAGAGCCGGATTTGCCTGTTTTTAATTTTTCAGAAGAGTTTATAAAAGAAATAACTATTCCAGAGCTTCCAGAACAAAAGAGGGAAAGATTTAGGAATGAATATTTTTTGAAAGAAAAAGATATTGAAGTTTTTGTGAAAAACAAAGATCTTGGAAACTATTTTGAAAAAGTTATTTCCGAACTTTATAACTGGAAAAAAGAAATTGATATAAAGAAGGGAATTTCAAAAGAAGAAAAAGAAAATCTTTCAAAATTAGCTTCAAACTATATTATAAGCGATTTCCAAGGATTACTTGGAATTTTATCCGTTGATAAAAGCAAAATTACACCTGAAAATTTTGCAGAATTTATAATTCTTCTCTATAAAGGAGAAATCTTATCAAAAATGGCAAAGAATATCTTGGAAAAGATGTTCAAGACAGGAGCTGATCCTTCTCATATTATAGAAGAAGAGGGGATTAAAAAAATTACCAACAGGGGAGAAATTGAAAAAACGATAGAAGAGGTAATTTTAGAAAACGAAAAAGCGTTTGATGATTACAAAAAAGGGAAGGAAAATGCTTTGCAATTTCTGACAGGCAAGGTAATGGCAAAAACAAAAGGAATGGCGGATCCTAAAGCGGTATCGAAAGTATTGGAAGCAAAAATTTCTGCTGTTGCCAAAGTAGAAACAAAAACTATAAAAAAATAAAGAAAAAAATTAGATTTTCTCTAAATTTTTTTTGGCTTCTTTTAATCCTTCAATCCAAATAATTTCTTTGTTTCTCTTAAACCAGGTCATTTGCCTTTTTGCAAAATGTTCTATTTCTTTTTGCAGTTTTTCTATCATTTCATCATAAGGCATCTTGCCTTGTAAATAATAAGCGATGTATCTGTATTCAAGACCCAAATCCTCAAGGCGCTTCCACGAAATTCCTTTTTTGTGAAGATTTTCTACTTCTTTCACCATCCCTTCTCTTAGTCGTTTTTTTAGGCGTTTTGCTATTAATATTTTTTGCTTTTCTTGGCTTTTTTTTATTCCAAATATTAAAGAATCGAAAAGAGGATTGTTTTCTTTCTTTGGAATTCTTTTCCCCGTACTTTCTATTATTTCAAGAGCTCTTATAATACGCCTTTTATTGTTCTTATCTATCTCTTTGGCTCTTCTTTTGTCTTTTTTTTCAAGCATTAAAAAAAGCTCTTTTTTTGTTTTTTGCTCCAATTTTTTTCTTAATTTCCAATCCGGCATAACTTCCGGGATAGTTGTGTTTTTTATTATTGCATCAACATAAAAACCAGTTCCTCCGACAATAATAGGAATCTTATTTTCTTTATGGAGATTTTCTATTTTTTTTATTGCTTTTTTCTTATAATCGGCAACAGTAAATATCTTTTTGGGTGATACAATGTCTATTAAATGATGGGGAATTCCTTTTGTCTCTTTCTTTTTTATTTTACCAGAACCGATATCAAGGCCTTTATATACTTGCCTTGAATCGGCAGATATGATTTCCGCTCCCTTAATATTGAAATGCTTTTTTATTTTTTTCGAATTTAAATAAAGACAGATTCCAATTGAAAGGGAAGTTTTTCCCGAAGCGTTTGGCCCGACTATTGCAATTATTTTATTTTTCCAATAAGTCCCCATGGCATACTTTTTATAATTTTAACTTTTATGAATTTCCCAATAAGGTCTTTTTTTAATGATTCTATTTTTACTGTTTTATAATCTTCAGTTTTTCCCAAATAAAGACCGTTTCGTATTGAATTTATAAGCACTGTCACTTCTTTATTAAGATATTTCTTATTTTTTATAAAGCTGTTTTTTTTGATTATCTCATTGAGAATCTCCTCTCTCCTTTTTTTTTCTTTTAATGAGACATTGTCTTTCAATTCTGCCGCTTTTGTTCCTGGTCTTTCTGAATATCTTGAAATATAGGCCATTTCAAACTTTATTTTTTTCAGAGCATCCGCGGTATCCTGAAACTGTTTTTTTGTTTCCGAAGGAAATCCGACAATTATATCCGTTGAAAGAGATATATCTTTTATTTCTTTTTTGATCATTTGAACAGTTTTTTCATATTGGGAAAAAGTATAAGGCCTGTTCATTTTTTTTAGAATTTTATCGTTTCCCGACTGAAGAGGAAGATTAAGATATTTTGAAACTTTTTTTGAATTTTTCATTGCTTCAATTAATTCTTTCGTAAAGTCCTTAGGATGAGAAGATGTAAATTTAAGCCAAAAATCTCCCTTTAAATTATTTACCGTCTTAAGCAAGGAAGGAAAATTTCTTTCTTTTTTGTCAAAATAGGAATTGACGTTTTGGCCAAGAAGCCAAATTTCTTTATATCCTTTTTTTATTAGATTTTTCGCCTCTTTAACTATTTCTTCAACCGATCTTGAATATTCCCTCCCTCTTGTATATGGAACGACGCAGTAAGTGCAGAAGTTATTGCATCCGGTCATAATCGGTATGTATCCAATTGGGAATGAAGAATATGCCGGTTCTATATTTAAAAATTCGGATTTGCTTTTTAAAAATTCCGGAAATTGGCTTGGCTTTATCACAAAATCAAAAAGCTCTTCAAGTTTTTTTTGGTCTTTTTTTAAAAAACAGCCGGTTAAAATGCTTTTTCCTTTTATTTCCCTTAATTTAGGAACAAGTCCGTAAACTCTTGTTACGGCCGATTGTCTTACAGAGCACATATTAATAATCACTAAATCTGCTTTTGTTATATCTTTGGTTTTTCTGTATTTTTCTTTTTCAAAAAGAGAAGCGATTCTTTGGGAATCGGAGATGTTCATCTGGCAGCCGAAAGTAATTATTGAATATTTCATAAATCAATCAAGCATAGGGCTTTCAAATACAAGTTTTCCTGTTATTTTTCCCTCTTCTTTCATCTTTTTTAATTTTTCCCTTATTTCATTTGAAAGATTAAAACCGTCAAAATAAGCGTCTCCGTTAAATTTTACATCGTCATCAATAGAGAGTAATGCAACATCGAAAAAGTAAGCATTTCCGTTAAATATCGTTCCTTTTGGGATTGAGGACAAAGATATGCAGTTATCGAAATTGACATCTTTATTAAATATTGTTCCTTCTGGAATTGATTTAAATTTGGTTTCATTTTGAAGAATGACTCTTCCGTCTATCATTATGGGATTTTTTCTTTCGCTTAATACTCTATAGTTTTCAGGATGAAGATCTCCTGTATAAACTTTTGAATCCTCGTTAATATCTGATATTTTTTCAACTATTTGTTCTTTTTTACAGTTGAAAATAGTACAGTAGTCGCTTATTTTATCTCTCTTTGATTTTATTTCCTCAATTGCAGGGTCATCGCTAAGTCCGAATCCTTCTATTTTTTTTTCTATTTCGTACAAAAAAATCAAATCTTCTTGATTTAATTCTACATTTTCTTTGATTTTTCTTTGCAAATCAGCAAGTTTTCTTGTATCTTTTTCCTTTTCCATATTCCTTTTTTTATTTTCAAAATCCGATGATTCTAATTTCTCACTTAAAATATTTCCTATATAAGGATCAAGATTTTGTTCTTCTCCTCTCCCTCTTATTTCTACTATTTTTTTGCCCTTTAATCTGATCGCAATACGAGGAATTGTCGGATTGCCTTTTTCATCATTTGAATAAAAAACATCCAAATCACTGTCTTTTAGATAAAGAGCGGCAGTGTTTTCTCCGGCAATACACCATCCTGTTCCTTTTCCTCTTATTGAATTTGCCAATGTTTCAAAATCGTCTTTTTTATATTTTTTCCATACTCCTTCTTTTGTAAGTAAAAGCTCTTCTTGTATCGGGGCTATAAGTTCGTTTGCAAAAGAATAAAGCTCTCTAAAATTAGCTCCTTGAAGAGACTTTTTAAATTTCTCTTCTTCTTCGGGAGAAATATCGTATTTCAGTTCTATATCCTTTCCCTGCTTTTTTTTATTCAGGGCGTTTACAATAAATTCTAGGGCTTTTTCATTGATATCGGGAAATTTCTTAACGGTTCCCTTGGAACGAATCGGGAATTTTTTTCTTTTTCCATCATATTCCTGCATATGAATGATGTCTCTAAAAATCCAGTATTTTAATTCTTTAGGAATATGACTTGAATCATCTGAAATAAAATAATCAATCCATTGCTCAAGGGAAGCCCTTTGGTCCTTCAATGCTTCTTCAATTTCTTCTCTTTTTATTCTCTCTCTTTCTTCATTGGGAATTCTTTGCCAATTGGATAGTCCTTCTCTGTGACTTATTATTTTTTCCTGAAAAATAAGATATTCTTTAGGAATATCTTCAAATTTTGTAATATTTTCTTCTAGTATTTTTTCTTTTAATAGATGAAATCCTCTTTCTTTTTTTGATATTTCTTCTAACCGGGAAAGATAAATATCGATTCTTTTTTCACTATCAAGAGGGTTTTCTCCTTTTTTTCTGACAGCGCGCTCTACGGGTTTTGAAAAAGCAAGGTCTTTGTATTTCTCTCCTAAAAATTTTTCCATATTTTCTTCAAGATTCAAAAACTAGTATATTTTTTCTTTTTTTTCTTTTATAAAATATCTCCACTGTTCGACAAATTCAATAAACAGCATAAAAGGCATGTCTATTAAGGCGCTAAAGAAAACAGATATTACATTGTATCTTTCCCATTTTGACGCCAGCCATTTTCCAAGATGAATAATGGGAGCCGATAGGGAGTCCAAAAATACGAAATAAAGCTGTTCTTTTTCTTCTATCATGTGGAGCTCTTTTGCTCTTTCTTTTATTTTTGCTCCTGCAAAAGCTATAAGCGAGAGGAATATTATAAATATGATATAAGAGAAGGGAGGGAAGCTTATTTTATAAAGGCCGTAGAATATTAATCCGACTATAAGAATAAATATTACAAAATAAACAAGATCTATTATTGCTCCGAAAAAGGCCCCTCTTTTTTTGAAGAATTTTATTTCGTAAATATCTTCTTTTTCCTTTTTATAAACCGCCTTTATTACTTCTGAAATTACTATATCTAAATTTTCTTTAGGAGGCAGTTTTATTGTTAAAACCAAAAAGGCCATAAGAAAGGTTGGAACAAAAATATCTATTATTATTGAATAAGGATTGAATATTCCAATTATTTTGGTGAGAGGTATTTCTATTGCAAGGAGAACGACAATATTTGTAAGAAATATGGATAAAGTAGAATAAAAAGCAGCTCTTCTCATTCTTGACTTTAAGGTTTTAAAACGTTCGTTATATGATTTTCTGATCATTGTTTCTAATTTTTCCGGATTTTCAATTTCTTCTCTTATTTGCAAAGGGTTTGATTTTATAATGTCTCCAATTATAAGGTAGACAGTATTGTATTTTTTGCAAACGCGATAAA
This genomic window contains:
- a CDS encoding adenylyltransferase/cytidyltransferase family protein codes for the protein MNKNKIVLDYSKLKEIVSAHRVLGHRIISTAGSWDMLHIGHLRYLIKAKNEGDVLIVGADSDRGIKLYKNELRPVIPQKERMEMLSYQGCVDYVTLIDDIDNNGAWQYDLVKTILPDVFVTTNYSYTKKQINDIKKYSKKVVVLPRQAETTSSTEIIERMVKKHLEVLLVNMGKKKNG
- a CDS encoding thymidylate synthase, which encodes MKQYLDLLKYVLENGEKKGDPQGVGNIAVCGYQMRFNIDDGFPLITTKKTHLKSIIYELLWFLRGDTNVKYLNDNGVTIWNEWATKEACAKYNLPVGELGPIYGEKWRRWKKRDGGTIDQISNAIEEIKKNPNSRRLVVSSWDPEDVDKVFVAPCHCFFKFFVANNKLSLHLFQRSCDVFLGVPFNIASYSLLLMMVAQVTGLKAHEFIHTLSDAHIYLNHINQVKTQLEREPKALPKMTINPEVKNIFDFTYEDFKLEGYDPHPSIKGDIAV
- the deoC gene encoding deoxyribose-phosphate aldolase yields the protein MKNIAKIIDHTDIRKEATLKDIKNICLEAKEYGFHGVCVREKWTKTVSKELKGTDIKTVVLADSPMGLSRSSERIKLAKKIKKDGGNELDIVLNIVDIKYGRYEKVLNDLKNICRIMPTKVIIGSGYLTDDEIIKASQIVKKAGAICVKTATEKDPLENREMEEKARHLKLMKKGAPGLLIKASGNIRTLKDAEKMVKAGADIIGTSSGVKMAKEFKK
- a CDS encoding HIT domain-containing protein, producing the protein MAKKKFVNLQNARKGEYKKVIEEIVSTGKCPFCKENFKYHKKPIFKKKNNWFLTDNSWPYKNSKHHFLLIGEEHKENLFELTKKDLQSIFFLINFAVKKWKIKGGGLIVRFGDTKFTGGSVSHIHFHLLSPNVNQKTKKSKKIAFTIG
- the miaA gene encoding tRNA (adenosine(37)-N6)-dimethylallyltransferase MiaA gives rise to the protein MGTYWKNKIIAIVGPNASGKTSLSIGICLYLNSKKIKKHFNIKGAEIISADSRQVYKGLDIGSGKIKKKETKGIPHHLIDIVSPKKIFTVADYKKKAIKKIENLHKENKIPIIVGGTGFYVDAIIKNTTIPEVMPDWKLRKKLEQKTKKELFLMLEKKDKRRAKEIDKNNKRRIIRALEIIESTGKRIPKKENNPLFDSLIFGIKKSQEKQKILIAKRLKKRLREGMVKEVENLHKKGISWKRLEDLGLEYRYIAYYLQGKMPYDEMIEKLQKEIEHFAKRQMTWFKRNKEIIWIEGLKEAKKNLEKI
- the gatB gene encoding Asp-tRNA(Asn)/Glu-tRNA(Gln) amidotransferase subunit GatB, translated to MYKPTIGLEIHVGLNTKSKMFCSCVNNSSEKEPNKNVCSVCLGHPGTLPVANKEAIKKVIKAGLSLNCEIARETKFDRKNYFYPDLPKGYQISQYDKPICKGGFLIINGKKIRITRIHLEEDTGRINYLPKEKSSLIDFNRAGVPLMELVTEPDIGTGKEAVNFAKELQLIFRYIDISDADMEKGQMRVEVNISISKDDNLGTKVEIKNLNSFRVVEKAIDYEIKRQTDILEKGEKVVQETRGWHDKKEITFSQREKEQAHDYRYFPEPDLPVFNFSEEFIKEITIPELPEQKRERFRNEYFLKEKDIEVFVKNKDLGNYFEKVISELYNWKKEIDIKKGISKEEKENLSKLASNYIISDFQGLLGILSVDKSKITPENFAEFIILLYKGEILSKMAKNILEKMFKTGADPSHIIEEEGIKKITNRGEIEKTIEEVILENEKAFDDYKKGKENALQFLTGKVMAKTKGMADPKAVSKVLEAKISAVAKVETKTIKK
- the miaB gene encoding tRNA (N6-isopentenyl adenosine(37)-C2)-methylthiotransferase MiaB — its product is MKYSIITFGCQMNISDSQRIASLFEKEKYRKTKDITKADLVIINMCSVRQSAVTRVYGLVPKLREIKGKSILTGCFLKKDQKKLEELFDFVIKPSQFPEFLKSKSEFLNIEPAYSSFPIGYIPIMTGCNNFCTYCVVPYTRGREYSRSVEEIVKEAKNLIKKGYKEIWLLGQNVNSYFDKKERNFPSLLKTVNNLKGDFWLKFTSSHPKDFTKELIEAMKNSKKVSKYLNLPLQSGNDKILKKMNRPYTFSQYEKTVQMIKKEIKDISLSTDIIVGFPSETKKQFQDTADALKKIKFEMAYISRYSERPGTKAAELKDNVSLKEKKRREEILNEIIKKNSFIKNKKYLNKEVTVLINSIRNGLYLGKTEDYKTVKIESLKKDLIGKFIKVKIIKSMPWGLIGKIK